From one Prochlorococcus marinus XMU1404 genomic stretch:
- a CDS encoding DUF6439 family protein: MTYWDKDTIQLVQSLNDKLKIDHSKWHKDKGNKYKRSAELISAGLCHLIISGNEKETIEYIEESIKWLKEINLDQPCPSKNHLFKAN; this comes from the coding sequence ATGACCTATTGGGATAAAGATACTATTCAGCTTGTTCAAAGTCTTAATGACAAATTAAAAATTGATCATTCTAAATGGCATAAAGATAAAGGAAATAAATATAAACGATCTGCAGAACTAATTTCTGCGGGATTATGCCACTTAATTATTTCTGGTAATGAGAAGGAAACTATTGAGTATATAGAAGAAAGTATTAAATGGTTAAAAGAAATTAATTTAGATCAACCTTGCCCTAGTAAAAATCACCTTTTTAAAGCCAACTGA
- a CDS encoding ATP-binding protein yields the protein MSLLQGKNILKKFFKRPRINWSIYEFESSLQLNEFVDKLLEPINNSQSKYLIKLGLHEALVNAVKHGNKLDPTKSIRVRRIITPNWCVWQIQDQGNGLEIKKRDYKLPKKISSVNGRGLYIINECFDDIRWSSKGNRLQLALKR from the coding sequence ATGTCCTTACTTCAGGGCAAAAATATTTTAAAAAAATTTTTTAAGAGACCAAGGATTAACTGGTCAATTTACGAATTTGAGTCCTCATTACAACTAAATGAATTTGTTGATAAATTATTAGAACCAATTAATAACTCTCAATCAAAATACCTCATAAAACTTGGCTTACATGAAGCTCTTGTTAACGCTGTAAAACATGGAAATAAATTAGATCCCACAAAAAGTATCAGAGTAAGAAGAATAATTACTCCTAATTGGTGTGTTTGGCAAATTCAAGATCAAGGTAATGGATTAGAAATAAAAAAAAGAGACTACAAATTACCAAAAAAAATAAGTAGTGTAAATGGTCGTGGACTATACATTATTAATGAATGTTTTGATGACATTAGATGGAGTAGTAAAGGTAATAGGCTTCAGTTGGCTTTAAAAAGGTGA